The DNA segment TACCGCTATCCGCCATCAGCCGGTGGCAGTGCAGCTTTTGCCAATGCGCCTTGTTTCTGAGCCGGGCCCGGCCAGGGGGAAGAACCTCACCTACCTGTATGAGCCTTCCCAGTCCAAGGTCTTGGAAGACCTCTTGCCCAAACAAGTAGAAATGTTGGTTTTCCAAGCCCTCTTAGAGGCAAAGGCCAGCGAGCATGGGGCCAGGATGACTGCCATGACCTCCGCCACAGAAAACGCAGGGGAAATGATAGATAAATTAACCTTATCCTTTAACAGGGCCCGCCAGGCCGCCATCACCAAGGAAATCAACGAGGTAGTGAGCGGCGCCCAGGCCCTGAAGTAGTATCATCTAAAGGGGGCATTTCTTTGAACAAAGGTAAAGTAGTCCAGGTGATTGGCCCCGTGGTGGACGTTCGCTTTGAAACAGGACATCTGCCTGATCTTTACCACGCCATAATTATTAAAAGCGAAGATCAGGAAGATTTGGGCAGCCGTACCTTCAATATCACCATGGAGGCCATGCAGCACCTGGGAGACAACACCGTCCGGTGTGTAGCCCTATCGTCCACCGATGGACTGCAGCGGGGCATGTGGGCGGCAAATACCGGTGGGCCCATCCGGGTGCCGGTGGGAAGGCCTACCCTGGGCCGGATGATGAACGTGCTGGGAGAACCTATTGACGAAATGGGTCCGATTGATACACGGGAGACTCTGCCAATTCACCACCCAGCCCCTGCCTTTGAACAGCAAAATCCTTCCACCGAGATTCTGGAAACAGGGATTAAAGTCGTCGACCTCCTGGCACCTTACGCCAAGGGCGGCAAGATCGGTCTGTTTGGCGGCGCCGGGGTAGGAAAAACCGTTTTAATCATGGAGCTGATCCGGAATATTGCCTATGAGCACGGCGGTTTCTCCGTTTTTGCCGGGGTAGGGGAGCGGACCAGGGAAGGAAACGACCTCTGGCATGAAATGCGGGAATCTGGCGTTATTGACAAGACTACCCTGGTCTTCGGGCAGATGAATGAGCCGCCTGGCGCCCGGCTCCGGGTGGGCCTGACCGGGCTGACCATGGCCGAGTATTTCCGGGATGAAGAAGGCCAGGACGTGCTCCTTTTTGTGGACAATATCTTTCGCTTTACCCAGGCCGGCTCCGAGGTGTCCGCTCTCCTGGGCCGGATGCCCTCGGCGGTAGGCTATCAGCCGACTTTGGCTACGGAAATGGGCCTTTTGCAAGAGCGGATCACCTCCACCAAGAAGGGTTCCATCACTTCCGTCCAGGCTATTTATGTGCCGGCCGACGACCTGACCGACCCGGCTCCGGCGACCACCTTTGCCCACCTGGACGCTACCAACGTCTTGTCCCGCAAGATTGCCGAGCTGGGGATTTACCCGGCGGTAGACCCTCTTGATTCCACTTCCCGGATTTTAGATCCCCGGGTTTTGGGGGAGGAGCATTACCAGGTAGCCAGGGGAGTGCAGCAGGTGCTCCAGCGCTATAAAGAACTGCAGGATATTATCGCGATCCTGGGGATGGATGAATTGACGGAAGAAGATAAAATGATTGTGGCCCGGGCCAGGAAGATCCAGCGTTTCCTGTCCCAGCCCTTTTTCGTGGCGGAAGCCTTTACCGGGCTGCATGGAGTATATGTGTCCCTGAAGGAAACCATCCGGGGCTTTAAAGAGATCCTGGCTGGCCAGCATGATCAGCTGCCCGAACAGGCCTTCTACATGGTTGGAACCATTGACGATGCCGTAGCCAAAGCCAAGGAATTGGCCTAAGGGGGCTTTAGGATGAGCGAAAAGACCCTGACCTTAGAAATAGTTACACCTGAGCGGATGCTGCTGCGGGAAGAAGTGGCAACGGTGGTGGTGCCGGCAGCTTATGGCTACCTGGGTGTCTTGCCGGGCCACGCCCCTTTGGTGGCAGGCCTTGTTCCTGGCGTACTAAGGTACCGTTTGGGGAACAATAAAAACCGCCTGGCAATCAGCGGCGGTTTTATGGAAATAGCAAACAACAAAGTGGTAATATTAGCGGATACTGCCGAGCCGGCCCAGGAAATTAACGTGAGGCGGGCCCAGCAGGCCTACGAGAGAGCCTGCCAGCGTCTGAAGCAACCGGGAGAGGGCGTGGACGAAGCCCGGGCCGAAGCCGCTCTGAGGCGGGCTGTTGCCCGGCTGCAGGCCGTCAAGGACTAATACCAGGGGGACGGACTAATACCAGGGGGACGGGGTTATTGACACCCGCCCCCTTTTTTTCAGCAGGTGGGGCCCATTCAAGAGGCAGGAGGCAGGATGGATAAGCGGCTTTTGGTCCCAAGTATCTGGTTCCTGTCTCCTGCTTCCTGCTTCCTGAATGGTGTGTCCCCATTCCTAATAATAACAAATTGCTCAAGCAGGAAATTGGACAGGCGACTAGAATAAATAAAGGGATTGCTTTATTAACCAAGAGCAATTAACCAAAGGGCACGTAGGCCGCGGTAACTTACCGCGGCCTGCGTGTTTAATACACCCGGCAGCCTCCTGTTCCGCAGGCCGGTACCGCTGTCTATTGATTTCGCGCATGATATGATATATTATAAGATACAGGGAGGTGTCTCTTATGGAAGAAAGAACAAGAATGGTTCATATCAGAATGCCGGTTGAACTGATTGGCGAAATGGACAATTTTTTAAAAAAGCACAAGGGATCAAAGACTAGTTTTATCGTCAGTGCTGTTGTTGAACGGTTACGTCAGGAAAAGGCAAGGCAAAGCTTCAAAAAGTTGCGGGGATCTCTAAAACCAGAGGATGCGCCGGAATGGATGTCGGAGGACAAAGCAAGCCGTTGGGTAGAACGAATGAGAGTTGCAGAACGGAATACACCCGAATGGCCTACCTCATAGATACCTGTGTTTTTATCGACTACCTGACAGAGAGGTTACCTGAGGCGACATCAAAATGGCTTGAGGAGATAGTTGTTTCAGGTATGGCTTGTACCAGTGCAATAGTATACCACGAGTTGCTCACCGGCGCATCCACGGACAGAGCAAAGAAAATAGTTGAGGACCTTATTGCTTCCATAGAAACAATCCCTATCGACCAAAAAATTGCCGCAGAGGCAGCCTCCCTCCGCCTGGCCTGGCGCAAAGAGGGAAAAACCCTCAGCATGGCCGA comes from the Syntrophomonadaceae bacterium genome and includes:
- the atpD gene encoding F0F1 ATP synthase subunit beta; the encoded protein is MNKGKVVQVIGPVVDVRFETGHLPDLYHAIIIKSEDQEDLGSRTFNITMEAMQHLGDNTVRCVALSSTDGLQRGMWAANTGGPIRVPVGRPTLGRMMNVLGEPIDEMGPIDTRETLPIHHPAPAFEQQNPSTEILETGIKVVDLLAPYAKGGKIGLFGGAGVGKTVLIMELIRNIAYEHGGFSVFAGVGERTREGNDLWHEMRESGVIDKTTLVFGQMNEPPGARLRVGLTGLTMAEYFRDEEGQDVLLFVDNIFRFTQAGSEVSALLGRMPSAVGYQPTLATEMGLLQERITSTKKGSITSVQAIYVPADDLTDPAPATTFAHLDATNVLSRKIAELGIYPAVDPLDSTSRILDPRVLGEEHYQVARGVQQVLQRYKELQDIIAILGMDELTEEDKMIVARARKIQRFLSQPFFVAEAFTGLHGVYVSLKETIRGFKEILAGQHDQLPEQAFYMVGTIDDAVAKAKELA
- a CDS encoding F0F1 ATP synthase subunit epsilon, producing the protein MSEKTLTLEIVTPERMLLREEVATVVVPAAYGYLGVLPGHAPLVAGLVPGVLRYRLGNNKNRLAISGGFMEIANNKVVILADTAEPAQEINVRRAQQAYERACQRLKQPGEGVDEARAEAALRRAVARLQAVKD
- a CDS encoding DUF4411 family protein; this translates as MAYLIDTCVFIDYLTERLPEATSKWLEEIVVSGMACTSAIVYHELLTGASTDRAKKIVEDLIASIETIPIDQKIAAEAASLRLAWRKEGKTLSMADALIGATAKLKDYVVVTGNTKDFPALLAIDPYSLPFSV